TGACCAACTTAAGAAGGAAATAAATAGGATTGCCTCAACAACGCAGTTTAACACTAGGAATCTTTTAAATGGTTCTTTAGCTGCTGGTAAAGCTACACTTACATTTCAGATTGGTGCTAATAGCCAGCAAGTACTTAAATTAAACATAGCTACAATGACTGCATCGGCGTTGAAAGGTACTGCTGCTGGAGCTATTTCAATGGCGAGTGTTAATGTAGCTACTAATAATGCTTCTGCTATTAGTGCCCAAATTAATTCTATCGATGCAGCAATAAATAAAGTGTCTGGTCAAAGAGCCGACCTTGGTGCGGTACAAAATAGGCTTGAACATACTATAAACAACCTTGGTACAGCAGCAGAAAACTTAACAGCAGCAGAATCACGCATAAGAGATGTTGATATGGCAAAAGCGATGATGGAATTCACAAAAGACAACATACTCAATCAAGCAGCTACAGCAATGTTGGCGCAAGCAAATCAATTACCACAAACGGTATTACAATTGCTCAGATAACACAAAAGGGAGGCTTTACACCTCCCTTTAATTTTTTTTGCCTTTTTATTGAAGTGCCTTTTTGACAATATAATTAAATATACGCAGATTATTTTCTAAAAGTCTTAAATTATATTTATTTGTGACGATAATTTATATAAGCATTATAATTATAGGAGGTATTGAAATGGTTAATGAGCTTATGAAAGAAACAATGGAAGAGAGCTTTAAATATATACCAAAGTTGATAAAAGGAATTGATAAAGAGATCGAATATATTAATAATGGAGAATATGAAGAGGCAATTTCTTTGTTAACAAATATTATAGAGGGGCTTGATTGGTCAATACAAGCTATTACTTTAACGGAGTCGTTACATGGATTTAATATAGATATATATAAAACTAACGAAAATCTGAATATATTGCTTGAAGCTATTGAAAATTCTGATTATCAATTAATATCTGATATACTAAATTACGAACTTAAAGCTATTTTATATGAATATATAAATCACTGCCAAAAGGGAGAGCTTAACTGATGAGTTTATTTGAAATTGTTAAAGCAAAAGAAGGGTTTGATACTTTAGTTTTAGTAGCTGATAATAAAAGATATTTTTTACACAGTATCTATTACCCTGTAAAAGAGGCACGAGAGTGGGCAGAGAAGATTCAATTTAATGATGAAGAGATAATATTAATTTATGGGGTAGGACTGGGTTATCATATAAATTTTTTAGCAGAAAAATTGTGTGTGGGTAATAGGCTAATTTTAGTTGAGCCATCGAAGGAAATATTTGAATATGCATTAAATAATGGTTATTATGATGAATTTAAGGATAAAGCTAATATATTTTTTATAAATGAGGATTCAGATGAAAATATAAGAAATTTGTTATCTAGATATATTCCATGGGATAATTTTGAAAATCTTGTTTATAAGGAATTTAAACAATATCCTACAGTCTTTGAAGATCATTATAAGATGTTTAACAACTGCTTAATAGAAACTATAAATGCAATGAGGATAAATAGAAATACGGCCTTGTATTTTGCATCCCAATGGCAATCAAATTTTATGGAAAATATAGAGTTTATTTTTAAAAGTGTACCAGTGAAGTCGTTTTTCAATTTATTCAAAGATATTCCAGCTGTTATAGTATCAGCAGGTCCTTCATTAGATAAGAATATTAGACTTTTAAAAGAAGCAAAGGATAAGAGTATAATAATATGTGTTGGTACTGCTTTAAAGGCTTTATTAAGAGAAGGGATTGAACCAGATTTTGTTGTTTCAATAGATGGAAGTGAGAAAAACTTTAAACATTTTGAGGGTTGTTCAGTTAACAGTCCATTATTATATGACCTTACAGTATATCCACAAATATTGAAGGAATATAAAGGTCCTCTTATTATGGGACGAATTGCTTCAGATTTTTCTGCTTTATTTGAGGGAAAACTATCGTTAGAATTTGGAAGTTTAAATGCAGGTCCCTCAGTAGCAAATTTGTCGCTAGATTTTGCTTATAAAATGGGATGTAATCCTATTGTATTTATAGGGCAGGACTTAGCATATTTAAATAATCGAACACATGCTTCTGGAACAACCTATGAAAAAGACAGAATAAATAGCAATTCTGATGAAAAAGAGTATATATATGTTGATGGCAATCATGAAGATAAGGTTTTAACAGACCGGGTTTTGCTTTCATTTAAGACGTGGTTTGAAAATTATATATATACTCACTCAGATAGGATTTACATAAATGCAACAGAAGGTGGCGCACTTATAAAAGGAACAAAAATAATGAGTTTTAAAGATGTAATAGAGGAATATATGAATGTAAATTTAAATATACATCAAAGAATTAATGATCTATTTATAAATGAAAGAATAAAACCAGAACAAGAGAAAATAAATTCTCTTCAAAAGGAATTTGAAAATACAATTAAAAGATTAAGGATAATAAAATGGGATTGTATGCGTGGTGCAAAGCTATCAAAAAAAATGTATAATGAATATGAAAAAGATATTAATGCTGACGTAACGCGAATACTCGCAATATTGGATAAAATTGACGCAAAATTGAGAAATTCCAAAGAAAGCTTTTTATTTATATCCTCTATCTTAAATATAGTAACAACAAAAGTCCTTAAAGGATTTAAAGCTAAAAAAAATGAAACAGAAAGAGAAAAGAAACTACGAATATCCATGATGTCGTATACACTTTATCAGGGTATTTATGAAGCAATAGTACAATCGGAAAAAAGTCTTGAGAAGGCATTAAATACGATAAAAAGTTTAAATTCTAGAAATATAACTAATTCTTAATACAGGAGGATAAATATGAAAATAAAAGGTAAAAAAATTCTTGTTACAGGTGCAGGAGGGTTTATTGGTTCTCATCTTGTAGAAAAATTAGTTGAAATGGGTGCAAAAGTGCGAGCATTTGTTCGATACAATTCCAAAAATAATTGGGGATGGTTGGAGACATCACCATATAAAACGGAAATAGAAATTTACACCGGTGATATAAGAGATTATGATAGTGTAAAAGATTCCATGAAAGGAATAGAGGTTGTTTTTCACTTAGCTGCTCTTATAGGAATACCGTATTCATATATTTCGCCACTTGCATATATAAAGACAAATATAGAAGGAACGTATAATGTATTGCAATCTGCAAGAGAACTAGGTGTAGAAAGAGTAATACATACCTCCACAAGTGAAGTTTATGGGACGGCGAAATATGTGCCTATTGATGAATCACATCCATTACAGCCACAATCTCCGTATTCGGCTACCAAGATAAGTGCCGATAATATAGCACTGAGTTTTTATAATGCATTCAATTTACCGGTAACAATAGTGCGACCGTTTAACACGTATGGTCCACGTCAATCTGCAAGAGCAGTAATTCCTACAATTATTACTCAGATTATGAGTGGTAAAAAACAAATTAAACTTGGTAATTTACAACCTACAAGAGACATGAATTATGTGATAGATACAGTAAATGGATTTATAAAGATAGCAGAATGTGATAAACTTTTAGGAGAAGTAACGAATATAGGTTCAGGGAAGGAAATATCAATAGGAGATTTAGCCAGGCTTATTTTTCAGTTAATGGGAGTGGAAGTAGAAATAGAACAAGAAGAGCAAAGATTTAGGCCGGAAAAAAGTGAAGTTGAAAGGTTGCTCTGTGATAACAAGAAAATAAAAAAATTTACTGATTGGGAGCCTAAATATTCGCTGGATAAGGGGCTTAATGAGACCATAAAATGGATGAGTTCTCACTTAAATATGTATAAGCCGGAGGTATACAATGTGTGAATTATATCTTGATTCTCCTAATTTAGGTGAGTTAGAAAAAGAATATATTTTAAAAGCAATTGATAGTAATTTTGTATCGACTGTTGGCCCTTTTGTACCCGAGTTTGAAGAGAAATTTGCAAAATATTTAAAAGTAACCTCTTGTGTTGCAGTACAAAGTGGTACAGCGGCAATTCATGCTGCACTATATGAACTAGGTATAAAAGAAGGAGATGAGGTTATTGTACCTGCTATTACCTTTGTTGCAACTGTTAATCCAATAGTTTATTGTGGGGCAACTCCAGTGTTTGTTGATATTGACAAAGATACTTGGGATATAGATCCGAAAGAAATTGAAAAAGCAATAACTTCGAAGACAAAAGCTATCATACCAGTTCACTTATATGGTAATCCATGTGATATGGATGAAATAATGAAGATTGCTGAGAAATATGGACTTTACGTGATTGAAGATGCGACAGAAAGTCTTGGTGCTGAATATAAAGGGCGTATGACAGGTACAATTGGCCATATTGGATGTTTCAGCTTTAATGGCAATAAAATTATCACAACGGGCGGAGGCGGAATGATATCAACAAATAAGGAAAAGTGGGCTGCTCATATAAAATTTTTAGTTAACCAAGCGAGAGATGCATCACAGGGTTATTTTCATCCTGAAATAGGTTTTAATTATCGGATGACAAATTTGGAAGCGGCTCTTGGGCTTGCCCAACTAGAACGTTTACCAGAATTTCTCAAAAAGAAGCGTATGTATTTTGAAGCGTATAAAAAAATTTTTGAAGGTATTGACGAGATAACACTCCAGAAAGAGTACGAAGGTGCTATAAGTTCTGCATGGCTTCCATCTATAAAAATTGATTGCAAAAAAGTAAATATGACTATACCGGAGATTCAGAGCAAATTAAAAGAAAGAGGTATTCCAACAAGAAGGATATTTAATCCAATAATTGATTTTCCGCCATATGTTAAGTATAAAAAGGGTAGTTATTCTAATTCATATGAAATATTTGAAAATGGCTTAAGTTTACCAGCGTCTACTTTAAATACGATGGAGAGTATAGAATATGCAGCAAAAACACTATTGGATATCTTAGGTCTTAAGAAAGAGGTAATTTTATGAAAAAAATTGCGGTTGTTACAGGTACAAGAGCAGAGTATGGACTATTATATTGGACAATGAAAGAAATTGAAAATGATCCGGAATTAAAATTACAACTTCTTGTTACAGGGATGCATTTATCACCAGAATTTGGACTAACGATACAGGAGATTGAAAAAGATGGATTTAGAATAGAAGAGAAAATAGAAATTTTGCTTTCCTCTGATACAGGACAAGGAGTAGCTAAAGCTATAGGATTAGGAGTTATAGGATTTGCTCAAGCTTTTGCAAGATTAAATCCTGATATACTTGTGATTTTAGGTGACAGATTTGAAATATTTGCAGCTGCGACCGCAGCAATGGTAATGAATATACCCATCGCTCATATTGGTGGTGGTGAATCAACAGAAGGAGCAATTGACGAGCAAATAAGACATGCAATAACTAGAATGGCACACATTCATTTTACTAGTTGTGACTATTATGCAGAAAGAATAAAAAAAATGGGAGAAGAAGAATGGCGTATATTTAATGTTGGAGCGCCAGGATTAGAAAATATTAAGCGATTAAAGTTGTTTGAAAGAGAAGAACTGGAAAAATTGCTTAATATAGATTTAAGTAAAACCACATTATTAGTTACGTATCATTCGGTAACGTTGGAAATGCAAACTTTAAAAGAGCAAATGGATAATCTTTTAAGTGCATTGATGCAAACAGGGCATCAAATTATATTTACCTATCCTAATTCTGATAGTGGAGGTAGATATATAATTAAAAGAATAAACGAATTTATTAAAGACTATAACAAAGCCAAAGCTTTTGTAAATTTAGGACAGCAGAAATATTTAAGTTTGTTCCAATATGTCAGTGCAATAGTTGGGAACTCTTCAAGTGGCATTATTGAAGCCCCATCTTTTAAATTACCTGTTGTAAACATAGGTGACAGGCAAAAAGGTAGACTGCGAGCTAAAAATATTATAGATGTTGGTTATTCTAAAGATGAGATATTAGACGGTATTAATAAAGCACTATATAATGAAGAGTTTAGAGCAAAACTTAAGGATACAAAAAATCCTTATGGAGATGGGGATACGAGTAAAAAGATTATTAAAATATTAAAAAATATCAATACAAAACAAGAGAATTTCCTAAAAAAGAAGCTTACTTATTAGATTTAGTTTTAAATTAATTTTGTAAAGAGAGATGGTAATCAGATGATTAAAATAGGGAGTAAAACAATTTCTGAGAATTCACCCGTGTTTATTATAGCTGAGGCTGGTGTGAATCACAATGGAGATGTAGAAATAGCGAAAAAAATGGTTGATGCGGCATGTGAGGCAGGAGCAGATGCAATAAAATTTCAAATATTTAAAACAGATAGTTTAGTGATTAAAAATGCGGATAAGGCTGAATATCAAAAGTTAAATACAGGAATAGATGAAACACAGTATGATATGTTAAAAAAATTAGAACTTTCATACGAAGAACATTTCAAAATTATGGAATACTGTAAAGAGCGAAATATAATATATCTTTCAACACCGTTTGATTATGAAAGTGTTGACGCATTAGAAGAACTAAATGTTTGTGCATATAAAATAAGTTCAGGAGACATAACAAACCTTCCATTTCTAAAATACATAGCAAGCAAGGGAAAACCAATGATTGTTTCTACAGGCATGTCAAATCTAGGTGAAGTAGAAGATGCAATAGAAATAATAAAAAGTACGGGGAACGAAGAGATAATTTTATTGCACTGTACATCCAGTTACCCGACAGAATACCATGACGTAAACTTAAAGTCGATGATTACTTTAAAGAATGCTTTTCAAATCCCAATAGGCTATTCTGATCATACACTTGGTATTGAAGTCCCAATTGCTGCAGTATCATTAGGAGCAAGAATTATTGAAAAACATTTTACTCTTGATAGAACTATGCCAGGACCTGATCATAAAGCATCATTAGAGCCTGCTGAACTAAAGCAAATGATTATTAGTATACGAAATATAGAAAAAGCCTTAGGTAATGGGATAAAAAAATGTACACAAAGTGAGGAAAATGTCAAAAAAATAGCCAGAAAATCAATTGTTGCAGCAACTTATATTCCTAAAGGAAGTATTATTAATGAAAATATGTTAACGATAAAAAGACCGGGGACGGGTATACCACCGAAGTTCATAGATTATTTAATAGGTAAAAAAGCAAAAATTGACATCTTAAAGGATACAATTCTTGATCTATCGATGATTGAATAGATTTTCTGGGTTGTAAAGGAGGAACTTTTTTGAAAAAAGTAATATTGATTGGTGCAGGAGGACATGCAAAAGCAGTAATAGATATACTTAAAAAAAACAATCAAGAGATAGAAATTGTAGGGTTAATAACAAAAGATGCTGCCGATATAGGGGAGAAAGTATTAGGGGTACCGATAATTGGTACAGATAAAGAACTTAGTGAGCTATTTAACAAAGGTATAAGGTATGCTCTTATAGCTGTAGGAAGTGTTGACAATAATTTTTTAAGGGAAAAGTTATATAAAAAGGTCGCAAATATTGGGTATACTTTTATAAATGCATTTCATCCTTCTTCCATTATTTCTGATTATGCGAGGTTTGGTACGGGAAATGTTGTTATGGCAGGAGTATTGGTTGGGCCTGATACAATAATAGGGAACAATGTAATTTTAAATACAGGTTCCATAATAGAACATGATTGTGTGATAGAAGATCATGTTCACATAGCTCCAGGTGTCAAAATTGCAGGAGGGGTAAAAATTGGAGAAACAAGCCACATTGGAATTGGTAGTGTTATTATTCAGGGGATAAAGATAGGAAAAAATGTTGTGGTTGGAGCAGGAACTATTGTTTTAGAAGATATACCAGATAATGCAGTTGTGGTAGGTGTGCCGGGGAAAATCAAAAAATTTAGGGAAACCAATGATTAAGGGGAAATTTAAATGGAAAAGATCAAATCTGTTCTTATTAAAGAAGAATCCTTGATTAAAGAAGCAATAAAACAATTAAATGAAAATAGCCTTCAAATTCTTCTTGTTATAGATGACAATTATAGATTGATTGGTACCGTTACAGATGGCGATATACGAAGAGCAATTCTAAATAATATTTCTTTTGATGAACCAGTTGGCAAGATTATGAATAGAGTGCCGAAATTTGTTTATATAGGGGAAGAAGAAAGTGCGAAGGAGCTTATGATAAAACATAGAATAAAAACTATTCCGGTTTTAGATAGAGAAAGAAGAGTTGTAGACTTAATTTTGATGGAAAAATTTCTTGAAACGAAATACGAATATTCTGAAAAACCAAATTATGTTTTTATTATGGCAGGGGGAAAAGGCACAAGGTTGGATCCTTTTACAAAAATACTCCCAAAGCCTTTAATACCAATTGGAGATACCCCCATAATTGAACTTATTGTTAAAAATTTCAAAAAATATGGTTTTAATAACTTTTTAATTTCAGTGAATTATAAAGCAGAAATTATAAAATTATATTTTTCAGAAAATCCTGATGGATACAATATAAATTTTATACACGAAAAAGATTTTCTTGGAACAGCAGGTTCGCTGAGACTTGCAGAGGAAAAATTGAAAGATACATTCATAGTTTCAAACTGTGATGTAATTATAGATATAGATTTTGATGAATTGTTGAAATATCACAAAAAAAATAATAATCATGCAACGATTGTAGGAGTAGTAAAAAATATGCAGATTCCATATGGGGTTATAGACGTAAATAATGGAGAGCTTGTAAATATGATTGAAAAACCGGAATACAACTTTGTTATAAATTCAGGAGTTTATGTGTTAGAACCAGAGTTAATCAATTTAATTCCACAAGGTAAGCCAATAAATATGCCAGACTTATTGTTAAAATCAAAAGAATTTGGCTATAAAGTAGGTGTGTATCCGATAAGTTCAAAGTGGTTTGATGTAGGTCAATGGGAAGAATATAGAAATACGTTAGAATATTTTAAAAAGGTGGAAGGTATCTAAGTATGTATAAAGGGAAAACAATATTAGCGTTGATACCTGCACGAGGGGGTTCTAAAGGAGTACCAAAAAAAAATATAAGACTTCTTTTGCATAAGCCTCTTATTGCTTATACTATTGAAACTGCGTTAGAAGTTGATTTTTTGGATAAAATAATAGTATCAACAGAGGATTTGGAAATAGCAAAAATATCTAAAGAATATGGAGCAGAAGTCCCTTTTTTAAGGCCTTATGAATTAGCAACTGATGAAGCAAAATCAATAGATGTTATTTTACATGCCATGGACTGGATGGAAAAAGAACATGGTACATTTAATTTGATTTTACTTTTGCAACCTACGTCACCTTTCAGAAATAGTGAAGATATTAAAACTGCTCTTGATATATTTTTTGAAAAAAATGCAAGGGCTGTGGTTTCTGTTTGTGAAGCAGAACATTCTCCTTTATGGATGAATACTCTAAATGATGATCTAAATATGAAAGATTTTATTCGAAAAGATATTTTAAACAAAAATAGACAGGAGTTGGGTAAGTATTACCGTATTAATGGTGCAATTTATATAGCAGAATGGGATTATTTGAGACAAAATAAAACTTTTTTTGGAGATAAAACTTATGCCTATATTATGCCTAAAGAAAGATCTATTGATATTGATACTGAAATGGATTTTAAATTTGCTGAGTTTTTAATAAATAGATATGGCTAATTTAAATGGCGGGGATTTCCCGCCATTTTCAGTAGAATATTTTGGATATTTTTTACTTCCGTCTCTTTGTCATCCTGAGCCGAAGGTGAAGGATCTCAGATCCTATAGAAACACCTATTGTGTTCATAATAATGACTCACAATTTTACTACACTATAGAAATTTTATAATCTTTTAGCCACATATTTATTTGTACGAGGTAAGCGAAGAGCTGGGCGGAGCCCATAAGCTGTGAAAACCAGGCAGGATCATAGGCTTTTGCATCTGTTTCTATAAGTTCTGCGATTGCTTTTTTATCTACAAGTTGTAATAAAGGCGATGTACTGTCATCAATTATTTGTTTTAGCCATTCTTTAACGATGTTTTTAAATACTGGATTGTGTGTTTTAGGGTAAGGACTCTTCTTTCTTTCAATTACTTCCTCTGGGATGTAACCTTTTAGAGCGTATCTAAGTATTCCTTTTTCCCTTCCGTTGAGATTTTTCATTTCCCACGGTATATTCCAGACATATTCCACAAGTCTGTAGTCTAAAAAAGGTACTCTTGCTTCAAAACCTACTGCCATACTCATTCTATCCATTCTATCAAGAAGCATGGGCATAAATCTTGTTATGTTAAGGTAAAACATTTCCCTCATTCGAGCATTATAGGGGTCTTCTCCATTCAGCTTTGGCACTTCATTTAAAGCTTCATTATATCTATCATTTAAGTATTCTATAGGTCTTATGTATTTTACAACTTCTGGCAAAAGCAATTTCATGCGTTCGTTGACCATTCTTATCCATGGGAAGGTGTGACTTTCAATTGCTTCTTTGTTTCTAAACCAGGGATAACCTCCAAAAACTTCATCAGCACCTTCTCCTGATAGAGCGACTGTGGCTCCTTTTTTTACTTCTTTTAAAAATAGATATAAAGATGAATCTATATCTGCCATACCAGGAAGGTCTCGAGCGTACAAGGCTGGCTTTAGAGCATGTGCAAGTTCTTCGTTATCTATAAATACATAGTTATGGTTTGTGTCAAGTTTATTTGCAACAAATTTTACCCAGTCTGCGTCAGAGTTTGGTTGAAATTCGTTTGGCGTAAAATATTTATCATTACCCACATAATCTACCGAGTATGTTATAAGTTTTTGACCTTTTTGTTTTAATTCTTCATTTGCGAAGAAGGATACAGCAGTTGAATCAAGTCCACCTGATAGCAATGAACATAAAGGTACGTCTGAAACAAGCTGCCTCACTGAAGAATCTTTAAGGAGATACCTTATTTTTTCCCCTGTTTTCTCAAGGTCATCTTCATGGGGAAGACTTTGCAATGACCAGTATTTGCTTATGTTTGCTCCATTTTTAGTGAATATGAGGTAATGCCCGGCTTTTAATTCTTTAATGTCTTTAAAGACACCACATCCGGGGGTCCTTGAAGGTCCCATTAAAAATATTTCTGCAAGACCTTGTGAGTCTATCTCTGGTTTTACATGAGGATGTGCTAATATTGCTTTAATCTCTGAACCAAATATCAAAGATCCGTTTTTAATGGTATAAAATAGTGGTTTTATTCCGAGATGGTCCCTGGCAATAAAAAGCCTATTTTGTATTTCATCCCATATTGCAAAAGCAAATATTCCATTAAATTTTTTAACACATAAAGAACCCCATTCTATATAAGATGTCAAAATAATTTCAGTATCTGAACGGGTTTTAAAAGTATATCCCAAGGATATGAGTTCGTTTTTCAATTCATCCATATTGTAGAGTTCTCCATTGTGGATGATGACAAAATTTTTTTCACCGTATTTTTTTATCATTGGTTGACTTCCACCTTCTGGATCTATTACAATTAATCGACGATGACCTAAAGCACAATGTTTTGACAACCATATTCCAGAACCGTCTGGTCCTCTTTTTTTAAGAGTGTCTGTCATTTTTTCGATTACTTCATTTTGAAGTGATAAGTCCATATCAAAGTTAACCCATCCCGTTATTCCACACATAAAAATCCTCCTAAAATTTAAATCTATAAGTAAATATATTCTCTTTTTTTGCCATTGATACATGTTATAATTTTCTAATGAACTTTTAATTTCTACGTGATATAATAAAAACATAAGTTTTTTAGGAGGACTAAGCTTTTATGGAGAAAGTAATAAAAGAGCATTATTATGAAGAAAATGATATTGCTGAAAGGATAAGGCTTTTAAAAAAGAAATTAAATGAATGCAACATAGAACTTCCCAAAGCTTTAGAACTTAGCCGTGAATTAGACGAATTGATTGTCATGTACATGAAAAGAGAAAAACAAGTAAAACAGGTAAAATAAAGTGCTGTTTTACTTGTTTTTCTTTTTGCGTGAAAATTCCATAAAAAAATTTAAACTTTTTAAAATATATGTCGATATTTATAATAGCAAATAGGGAAGTTGTTACAAATGATAAATTTTTATTCCAGGAGGTAATAATGGTATGTTGCAGGGAATAAATACTGCGGGAACGGGGCAAGTAAATTCGCAGTTTAAAAGAGATAGTGCGTTAGTAGATGAAATAAAAACAGTAAAAGATATACTCAGTAAACCGGTAGACGAAGATAAACTTAATAACGAGCTTAATAAAGAAAATAGAAAAATAAGCATTAACGATCATACATATTTTGAATTTTCTGTGCACAAGCCTACAAATACAATAGTGGTAAAAATTGTTGATAGCGATACGAATGAAGTTATTGACGAGATTCCGCCCGAAAAAATACTTGACCTTGTTGCAGGTTTATGGAAAATAGCTGGACTTTTTGTGGATAGAAAAATATAGTTGGGGGTATGAAAAATGGATCCAATAACTATGAATAGCTACAATGTGAGCAATTTATTGAGGATAAGTGGTCTTGCAACAGGACTTGATACTGATTCTATGGTACAGCAGCTTATGAAGGCCGCAAGTATACCTCTTGATAAATTAGAACAACAAAAGCAATGGTATCAATGGCAGCAAGAGGATTTAAGAGATATAAACAGTCAGCTTTTGTCTTTGCGAGATAACAATGTGTTTGCACTTACATTACAGGGGACTTTTCTTGCAAAAATTGTTACAT
This genomic window from Thermoanaerobacter uzonensis DSM 18761 contains:
- a CDS encoding acetyltransferase, with protein sequence MKKVILIGAGGHAKAVIDILKKNNQEIEIVGLITKDAADIGEKVLGVPIIGTDKELSELFNKGIRYALIAVGSVDNNFLREKLYKKVANIGYTFINAFHPSSIISDYARFGTGNVVMAGVLVGPDTIIGNNVILNTGSIIEHDCVIEDHVHIAPGVKIAGGVKIGETSHIGIGSVIIQGIKIGKNVVVGAGTIVLEDIPDNAVVVGVPGKIKKFRETND
- the hag gene encoding flagellin Hag; translated protein: MIINHNLSALNAWRALSVNTANTQKVLEKLSSGYRINRAGDDAAGLAISEKMRAQIAGLNQAQRNAQDGISLIQTAEGALNETHAILQRMRELTVQAANSTNTLTDRQNIQKEIDQLKKEINRIASTTQFNTRNLLNGSLAAGKATLTFQIGANSQQVLKLNIATMTASALKGTAAGAISMASVNVATNNASAISAQINSIDAAINKVSGQRADLGAVQNRLEHTINNLGTAAENLTAAESRIRDVDMAKAMMEFTKDNILNQAATAMLAQANQLPQTVLQLLR
- the neuB gene encoding N-acetylneuraminate synthase, giving the protein MIKIGSKTISENSPVFIIAEAGVNHNGDVEIAKKMVDAACEAGADAIKFQIFKTDSLVIKNADKAEYQKLNTGIDETQYDMLKKLELSYEEHFKIMEYCKERNIIYLSTPFDYESVDALEELNVCAYKISSGDITNLPFLKYIASKGKPMIVSTGMSNLGEVEDAIEIIKSTGNEEIILLHCTSSYPTEYHDVNLKSMITLKNAFQIPIGYSDHTLGIEVPIAAVSLGARIIEKHFTLDRTMPGPDHKASLEPAELKQMIISIRNIEKALGNGIKKCTQSEENVKKIARKSIVAATYIPKGSIINENMLTIKRPGTGIPPKFIDYLIGKKAKIDILKDTILDLSMIE
- a CDS encoding NAD-dependent 4,6-dehydratase LegB; translation: MKIKGKKILVTGAGGFIGSHLVEKLVEMGAKVRAFVRYNSKNNWGWLETSPYKTEIEIYTGDIRDYDSVKDSMKGIEVVFHLAALIGIPYSYISPLAYIKTNIEGTYNVLQSARELGVERVIHTSTSEVYGTAKYVPIDESHPLQPQSPYSATKISADNIALSFYNAFNLPVTIVRPFNTYGPRQSARAVIPTIITQIMSGKKQIKLGNLQPTRDMNYVIDTVNGFIKIAECDKLLGEVTNIGSGKEISIGDLARLIFQLMGVEVEIEQEEQRFRPEKSEVERLLCDNKKIKKFTDWEPKYSLDKGLNETIKWMSSHLNMYKPEVYNV
- a CDS encoding LegC family aminotransferase, whose translation is MCELYLDSPNLGELEKEYILKAIDSNFVSTVGPFVPEFEEKFAKYLKVTSCVAVQSGTAAIHAALYELGIKEGDEVIVPAITFVATVNPIVYCGATPVFVDIDKDTWDIDPKEIEKAITSKTKAIIPVHLYGNPCDMDEIMKIAEKYGLYVIEDATESLGAEYKGRMTGTIGHIGCFSFNGNKIITTGGGGMISTNKEKWAAHIKFLVNQARDASQGYFHPEIGFNYRMTNLEAALGLAQLERLPEFLKKKRMYFEAYKKIFEGIDEITLQKEYEGAISSAWLPSIKIDCKKVNMTIPEIQSKLKERGIPTRRIFNPIIDFPPYVKYKKGSYSNSYEIFENGLSLPASTLNTMESIEYAAKTLLDILGLKKEVIL
- the neuC gene encoding UDP-N-acetylglucosamine 2-epimerase; translation: MKKIAVVTGTRAEYGLLYWTMKEIENDPELKLQLLVTGMHLSPEFGLTIQEIEKDGFRIEEKIEILLSSDTGQGVAKAIGLGVIGFAQAFARLNPDILVILGDRFEIFAAATAAMVMNIPIAHIGGGESTEGAIDEQIRHAITRMAHIHFTSCDYYAERIKKMGEEEWRIFNVGAPGLENIKRLKLFEREELEKLLNIDLSKTTLLVTYHSVTLEMQTLKEQMDNLLSALMQTGHQIIFTYPNSDSGGRYIIKRINEFIKDYNKAKAFVNLGQQKYLSLFQYVSAIVGNSSSGIIEAPSFKLPVVNIGDRQKGRLRAKNIIDVGYSKDEILDGINKALYNEEFRAKLKDTKNPYGDGDTSKKIIKILKNINTKQENFLKKKLTY
- a CDS encoding motility associated factor glycosyltransferase family protein, coding for MSLFEIVKAKEGFDTLVLVADNKRYFLHSIYYPVKEAREWAEKIQFNDEEIILIYGVGLGYHINFLAEKLCVGNRLILVEPSKEIFEYALNNGYYDEFKDKANIFFINEDSDENIRNLLSRYIPWDNFENLVYKEFKQYPTVFEDHYKMFNNCLIETINAMRINRNTALYFASQWQSNFMENIEFIFKSVPVKSFFNLFKDIPAVIVSAGPSLDKNIRLLKEAKDKSIIICVGTALKALLREGIEPDFVVSIDGSEKNFKHFEGCSVNSPLLYDLTVYPQILKEYKGPLIMGRIASDFSALFEGKLSLEFGSLNAGPSVANLSLDFAYKMGCNPIVFIGQDLAYLNNRTHASGTTYEKDRINSNSDEKEYIYVDGNHEDKVLTDRVLLSFKTWFENYIYTHSDRIYINATEGGALIKGTKIMSFKDVIEEYMNVNLNIHQRINDLFINERIKPEQEKINSLQKEFENTIKRLRIIKWDCMRGAKLSKKMYNEYEKDINADVTRILAILDKIDAKLRNSKESFLFISSILNIVTTKVLKGFKAKKNETEREKKLRISMMSYTLYQGIYEAIVQSEKSLEKALNTIKSLNSRNITNS
- a CDS encoding nucleotidyltransferase family protein codes for the protein MEKIKSVLIKEESLIKEAIKQLNENSLQILLVIDDNYRLIGTVTDGDIRRAILNNISFDEPVGKIMNRVPKFVYIGEEESAKELMIKHRIKTIPVLDRERRVVDLILMEKFLETKYEYSEKPNYVFIMAGGKGTRLDPFTKILPKPLIPIGDTPIIELIVKNFKKYGFNNFLISVNYKAEIIKLYFSENPDGYNINFIHEKDFLGTAGSLRLAEEKLKDTFIVSNCDVIIDIDFDELLKYHKKNNNHATIVGVVKNMQIPYGVIDVNNGELVNMIEKPEYNFVINSGVYVLEPELINLIPQGKPINMPDLLLKSKEFGYKVGVYPISSKWFDVGQWEEYRNTLEYFKKVEGI